In the Natrinema sp. CBA1119 genome, CTTACTCATCGGTCACTGGTTCCGTCGTCGAATCGGTCTCGGTGTCGGCCTCGCTGGCCGGCGCGCGTTCCACCGCGTCGTCCGCGTCGGGCACCGTCGGCAGCTCGATCGTAAACGTCGAGCCCGGCCTCACGCTGTTCGGCCGGACGCCGTGGCGCTCGGTGATTCGCTGACAGAGCGCGAGTCCGATATCGGTGCCGTCGTACTCCTCGCGACTGAGGTGTCGATCGAACACCTGAAAGATGCGATCCGTGTCGCTCGAGTCGATCCCCCGACCGTGAACTGAACCCCTCCATATAGCCCCAGTATTCTCGTCGAATACGGATATACGTGGGGCTCTATCGCCAGAATATGTAATCGAGTTATCGAGTAGGTTCTGGAACAGCTGGCGGAGCTGTCCAGGATCACCGTAGACCCGCAGCAGCGAGTCGACGCTGATCTCGGCGTCGGCCTCGTTGATCCGTACCTCGAGGTCGTCGGCCAGCAGCCCGTCGAGATCGGTCGACTCGAGGGCCCGCTGA is a window encoding:
- a CDS encoding ATP-binding protein, translated to MVVSDSTADVLRSPVCRQAPLAELGQRALESTDLDGLLADDLEVRINEADAEISVDSLLRVYGDPGQLRQLFQNLLDNSITYSGDRAPRISVFDENTGAIWRGSVHGRGIDSSDTDRIFQVFDRHLSREEYDGTDIGLALCQRITERHGVRPNSVRPGSTFTIELPTVPDADDAVERAPASEADTETDSTTEPVTDE